The Clupea harengus chromosome 13, Ch_v2.0.2, whole genome shotgun sequence DNA window GAATCCAAGCATGGCTGAGTTGTTTATATCACAGCCCGTCCTAGTTTATATAGTTTCCATGCTTCTGAGGTTGGAGTTTGGGATTGTTGTTAATATCAACATTCAGGCCATCTTCACTAGTGTCATTTATCTACGGGCCATGGCCTGAACGGTCAGTTGTTGAGCGTTTATTTTCATATTCAGGTTCACATTCAGGCTAGTGGTTTCTGCCAAGCACCTGGGTTATGTTTCCAAAGTAGGTGTAGGCTAAATTGAAAGAACATCTTACGATTTCACACATGCCACAGATTGTTTATTAAATTATTCAGACAAGGCCTATGTGTTCAAGCAATCTAACGTTGATTGCAGAAAATATATACAAGTGGCTCTTCATCAAAATGTTCTTATAATTAATGTTTCTCGTAAATGACGTCTGTTTAAAAAGGACCAGATGAATCAGCAATGTTAGGCTACTGGCGAAGCATTCTGAAGGCTTTAGTTACTGTATGAGGAATTTTAGCTGCTTGGAAACAAGAAATTACAGGACTATTGAGGCCTGGGCTATATTCATACTTGGCTTCCATAGACATACACAGTCTATCATTAATCAGAGTATTTGAGAATTTACAGGGAGGAAAATAAACTTCCTTCCCATTTTCAGTAAGGTTTGTGAGGTTAGACCAGGGTCACACCCCTTGTACCTCAAAGTTTATCTGAATTTAGAAATCATAGCATGCAACCACAGCTACACAGATACAGTGTGAGAGAATAGTCACACTGATGTTGGCATATTGGGCTTTGTAATTACCAAAAAGGGCAGAGCCAAAGTGGTTTTTGAAGATGGCTATTTTAGAAACTATCTATTTAAAAATGTGAGTGACACAGCTTGTGAGGTTGTTTAATATATAATATGACATCGGCAGAAAGAAGGGTaaaatgagaaaaaacacaaacaagaaaaTGGCCGATAGGCCTACActggattaaaaaaacaaataaaatgtccCGACCAGATGAGGCTTCCGTGATGCGGTTCATTTTTCTTCAGAATTTGTTGAAATAATTTCGATTGCGTTATTATTGTACTAAAATTAAACTATACGAAAACACTTGCCACCTGAACCTCAGTGGTTACTGGATTGAGGTTTCTATATAGTGATGAACGCAATCAACCAGCCAAAAAGCCAGCAGTTACCACAACCCTGGTGTCATGCGGTCTGTTCTTGAGGGACTTCACATCAGTTCCAGGGGTTTTTCCCCATCTGATGCCCTAATAGAACAATACCCATCGCTGGACACTAATTGATGTCATGTGGACTTAAATAGAGCTGGATCTAAAATGGGAGAGCCATTCTTGCTGAAGATGAAGACAGAAAAAGGAGTATGCTGTAGGAGAGGGATCACTGCATGGGATtaaaggacccccccccccccccccgcactgGTACCTGTTGTATTTATGGAGCCACTCAGACAGAATTCACCTAATTATCTTCAGACATAAAGACAGAACTGAAAAATCTGAATGTGTACATCGCAGGATTGTTATGTGATATTTCTATCTACAAAGCTACTCACCTCTGAAGGCCCAAATAAGGGTTTCTCTTCTTGATGTTGAGGTTATGAGTTTAGGCTTTTCTGATTATAGTTTTTTGTGGGATGAACATTGACTGTCAAAACATACAATTGTATTCTTTAAGTGTCTGCCCCATATCCATCTTGTATGGAATGGAGAGAACCAAACAATTGTAATTTTACTTTGCATGAACCTATGTATGTAGCAGAGCAGAAACTCTGTGACTGTAAGTAGAAGGGCACGTGGGTTAGCGCAAAACAATTATCAGCtgtgtgcagaagtgtgtgtttcatgcgtAAGTGTGCAGAAGTGTGAAGAGCCGGCATTTCCTGTGTGCACGGTGCGCGTCCCGGTGGAATGTGAGGAATGTCTGTTATGGCCTCTAAAGACTCTGTAACCTCTCATTTATCTGCCCTCTCTGTTCAGAGGAGCTGCGACTGGCAGCCACAGAACtgggtcagtacacacacacacacacacacacacacacacacacacacacacacacacacagtgctcttcGTCTCTGTTCTAACTCTGGGGAAGGTCTgttggtttttcctaccactgcaTTTACcttcttccccccctcctccaataCAGGCTGTGCATCACAGTTTGCCAGTTTCAGTGAATCCATTAAAGGAGCAGTCAAGGAGATTTGAAAGATCAACCTCCATACTGCTGTTTTAGGCTTCTGTGAGTCACTCCCATAGttcacttgtttatttatagtCATAAGTCTCGTCTTGTAATGCAACCTTATCTAGCTGGTTGGTAGAGGTaagagtgggagggggggtacATTCTAGAAAGCAACTCTGTTGATGTGCCACCACATTTTATGGGATTTTCTGAGCTAGCCCCTTTCGGAGCTTCTATTTCTAGTTTTCTGCGTCCCCACGCAGAGCGCTGAGGTAAAGGGGTGGATTTggatattcatttttttgtgcaACAACACAGGAAATAGTAAGAGACATTTTGTACATTCCACACCATGCCACTATCTCTCTGAGTTCGGCCTGCCTCTGTGATGTAACCTAATCTCCCGTGTATAATGTATCATTCCATGTTTTTTGTAGGTTACATTTTCCCTGTTCTTCGTGCTATTGAGCTTTTCAGCTGTATTTTTCAACGGCGCCAGTCAAGACATTACTCAGCAGTCACCAGCTGATTCAAGCGGCTATTTTTAAACACTTCCACAATCTGCAGGAGGTGAACACACGGAATGGGGTGGCACCGAGCATTTTTTTCCTCCCGTCtttctcattttatttttccatgCCTGTCTCACAAAGTACAGCCCTGTGCTCCTCCATATGGTTCCACTTAGAAGTactctgagaaaaaaaactggttCAAATAAAATATTGAGTATGAAGCGCAGGCAATGGGAGCGAAGGCAAACGTGCCATTGaataattaaatgtaattaaactAGCAGTCATGTGAGAATAGCTCAGAACTGGCAGAGTGACAGAAGCCAGCTGGTCTCTTGGTAAGAAAGACTGaatgtgaaagacccagagatgACCCCCAAATGCAAACTCAATATCCCTCTGTGAAGAATGTCTTTGCTTATTTGAAAGCTTCCTATAATCCCCTCTATATTCCAACCCAATCAAGGGATATAAATAGCAAACGTGGTGTATAAAATAATGTCTGAAAGGCTGTTCCTCTTGAGATAACTCGTGTGAAGAGCTTAGCCTTATTATGCTGAGGCATTTCTGATTCCACCACTGCCAGCAGATTGGGTTCATATGGTGTGACATCACAGGCTTGTAAAGAGTGCCCTTGCACTCAAGACACCTACGTGATGAAAGACATATGCTGAACGCACTTTAGAATGGAatgctggagtgagtgtgtatggcgTTTATTCAACATTGTCTGATACGCGGGGTCCACTGTGTATGTAACTGCAGTCATAATTaaatgtgatgtgtatgtgagagatgtTACATTGTGGATGGAATCGGTTCCTCCAGGAtttgttttcacaaattcatgcGAATGTAAGGAACCCCCGCAGGTGTGGGTTTCTTGTCGCTGTTGTCACGGCAATATGGtcgccataaaaaaaaaatgcatggaatttctgcattatttgtgatttgattttatttaacaaaaaaaaaatcactgcaatttttgagaattcctgcaaattcagtcacttttggaCACAACAAAGACAACAATCAGTTGACAGTAttcaatatgaatgaatgttggtggtggtcagaggggccgttggcgctgattggcagccacgcttctgtcagtctgccccagggcagctgtggctactgaggtagcttaccaccaccggtatgactgtgtatgaatgactgctggactctggactttgtaaagcgacttcgggtatatagagaagcgctatataagattgaattgattgaacaATCCCTTGCAAGGTCCTGGAGGGATTGGGCTAATGTACACCATAGGTTGGCCAACTTAAAAACATTTCGGAGGTTAAGAGTGTCAAACAGTGTGCATCATAAAATTACAATGTCTGTACATATACATCCATAAATCATTTCTGTGTGGTTCTaatgttgtgtggtgtgattGTTCTCTACAGATTACAATACAAGCGTACCTGACGGGTTGCCATACAGTGCTGATGCCAACTGATCAAGAATGTGCTCAATGAACCATCCCAACTGGGTCACCTTTGAGGACGAGGGAAGCCCCGTCTCCTCACCTCCGAAGCAGCCGCAGACCTCATCGTCCACCCCCAGGTCCTTACCTCGCCCCAATGGCTTAAAGCTGGTGCTCCCACCCTTGGGAGATCAATCATGGAGCTTTACCGGTGCCCTTGAATCTCCTCAGGTACACTCTGGCCTTAATGGCAGTAATTGTGTCCCCAGTAACACTCCCATGTGCACACCTGTGAGGGAGACTCCGACTGGTGCATCCCCTTTCAACTTTGGTCCTCGGGGACAACCAGACTTGTTCTGCAGTGCTTCCAGCTCCCCGTCTACTGTCTTATCTTCCTCAGGCCTGGGTCAAAGTTCAACAAACCCCACCTCAGAGAACTCCAGCCCTTTCCCTTTGTTCCAAGATGACCCAGGGCACTGTAATCCTTTCTGGGGGGGGGACCCGACCAGCCACAACGCAGAGTCAGGTAGCTCTTCGTCAGATTCCGAGTCCGGCTCGAGTTTGCCTCGCTTCTTCATCAGGACCAAGGAGGGCTATGAGCCGCCCCCTGCCGCTCATCTTCAGAGTTCCTACTCGTACATTTGTCATAAACTCGAGCGTTTACGTGCCGTAGGAGacgcggaggaggaggaggaagaagaagcgGAGGAGGACAGTACGAGAACAGAGCCAAgcgtggaagaggagagagacgagggaCGAACTGCAGGGAAGTCTCTGCTTTTCGTTCCTCAGGGATTGTTTCGTAGCCAGCGGAGACACGGCTGGCCACTGATGTTGAGGATCCCGGAGAAGAAGAATCGGATGTCTTCCCGTCAGTGGGGCCCCATCTACCTGCACCTGTTGCCTGGAGGAGTCTTGCAGCTCTACTACGAGAAAGGCTTGGAGAAACCCTTCAAGGAGttccagctccagccccagtgCCGCCTCTCGGGGCCCAAACTGGAGAGCTACGGCGAGCCCCGCAAGATCCACACGGTGAAGATCGAGCACGTGACTCACACCGAGCGCAAACGCTACCACCCCAAGCCCGACGTGACTCACGAGGCAGAGGTGGAACAGCTACTGAAGTTTGGCACCACGGACAACTCCGACATGGAGGACCTTATGGTGGCTCTGGAGGAAGAGCTGCTGAGGCTACCACCCCCACAACAACCCAGAAAACACTACGAGGAGCAGGAGATGTCGTTGCAGATCGCCGACGACGTCTGGGTGAAGCTGGATAAGGACGGGGCCACACTGGAGCGGGCGGCCGTCACACGGATCCACTGTCTGGCGTTCCTGAACGCTCCGGGAGAGTGTTTCATGGCGCTGAATGACGAGAAGCTGCTGCTGAGAGACTCCAGCTACGGGTCCGAAGGAGAGGACAGCGTTTGGATGGAAATCGCGGACTGTCACTTCCACAGCTGCGTGAAAGAAGATGAGTTCCACAACTCACGACTGGTGAAGTTCTCACCTCCGGACGCTTGCAGAGTGGAGCTGATGCGCTACAAGACAAGGTCGTTTGGTTGCAGTGACCTCCCCTTCTCCATGAAGGCCTTAGTTACTGTCCAGGGCGCTTATGTGGAGCTGCAGGCCTTCCTCAATATGTCCTCTTCGTTCCCATCCGTAGGAGTAGCAGCTGAGTGTCAGCctctgtgtgagaatgtgatgaTCCGGGTGCCTGTGCCTGGGGACTGGATTAAGGTGTCCCGCACGGTCTCCTTGCTACGGCAGAGGTCCCTCAAGTCTCGCATGAACAGAAACACCTGCCTGGGCTCTGTCAATATGCCAGAGTCTCATCCGGTCATGCAAGTGTCTGTTGGCACTGTCAAGTATGAGAATGTATATGGGGCAATTGTGTGGAGGATTGACAGACTACCTGCTAAGAATATGGGTAAGAAGCTTCTCCTCATTGTTTTGCCTTGATAACATGACTGTTGGTTCATCACTCACTATTACATTGCTTCACTGTTTCAGCACTAAGCTCACACAATTCAGTTAGTAGCTGAACTTAAAAAGATGCAATATGTAGTATTGTTTTTTCCTTGTTTTAGGATTGTaagcatttaatttaatttaatttaatttaatttaatttaatttaatttaatt harbors:
- the LOC105904993 gene encoding stonin-1 — its product is MCSMNHPNWVTFEDEGSPVSSPPKQPQTSSSTPRSLPRPNGLKLVLPPLGDQSWSFTGALESPQVHSGLNGSNCVPSNTPMCTPVRETPTGASPFNFGPRGQPDLFCSASSSPSTVLSSSGLGQSSTNPTSENSSPFPLFQDDPGHCNPFWGGDPTSHNAESGSSSSDSESGSSLPRFFIRTKEGYEPPPAAHLQSSYSYICHKLERLRAVGDAEEEEEEEAEEDSTRTEPSVEEERDEGRTAGKSLLFVPQGLFRSQRRHGWPLMLRIPEKKNRMSSRQWGPIYLHLLPGGVLQLYYEKGLEKPFKEFQLQPQCRLSGPKLESYGEPRKIHTVKIEHVTHTERKRYHPKPDVTHEAEVEQLLKFGTTDNSDMEDLMVALEEELLRLPPPQQPRKHYEEQEMSLQIADDVWVKLDKDGATLERAAVTRIHCLAFLNAPGECFMALNDEKLLLRDSSYGSEGEDSVWMEIADCHFHSCVKEDEFHNSRLVKFSPPDACRVELMRYKTRSFGCSDLPFSMKALVTVQGAYVELQAFLNMSSSFPSVGVAAECQPLCENVMIRVPVPGDWIKVSRTVSLLRQRSLKSRMNRNTCLGSVNMPESHPVMQVSVGTVKYENVYGAIVWRIDRLPAKNMALNHPHSFSCKLELGSDQEIPTDWYPFATVEYDVADVVVSQTRVRSLGTESDIQPQKHVSSRAYYHCQCKLYLSVIDDVIENVRETFLDEGVEEGVLNELRQLWVSRVMQSKAVEGFRKDTVNPSKFVLQLPANYTQTLQKQPASIILPPGQNVQNFTAKASSAGAIATFSLPPGVTYPVHIPAGVTLQTASGHFYKVNVPVVVTQAPRANRVFPQPAAQQQQAPPAPPKPQPAPGKAHTTTITITTTRQAPIQTSNKMAALPTSTAPVPQPNGSATQAGQQPQNPQKPQKPQKPPAPVGQSLAAPVPHPAPLPPVPLQPAVPLQPPVPPQAVPESPGDFTLDGIEFSPHGLEAPFTPSPGVHIKQEQGPPPIGSKAGEGIGAAVDTPDKEVKEEAPDGLPVSDGTAFSSLGSQLDEAIKMELMRDFDYNGLEDIVQLDGACDGTSDEEEVDIGGPVGENDFLGMISADALHVLEEEGGTDDSSTSGSDMEKDEEVIEEQDPLNSGDDVSEQDIPDLFDTDNVIVCQYEKIHRSKNRWKFNLKDGVMCYGGKDYVFSRAIGEAEW